Genomic segment of Arvicola amphibius chromosome 7, mArvAmp1.2, whole genome shotgun sequence:
CTGGAAGGATGTGCTGGTCTCCTTCCAGGTAAGATCTGTGTGCCGGGCTCCACAGGCGAGGGTGTCCGTCTGCAGAGTCCTTCTCCCGGTCGTCTGGCATCACATAGATCCATAGAGCCGGCTAGTGACCTAGGGAAACCCGAGCTCGGGTGGTTTCCTAGCAGGTCTCCTCAGGGTGGGGGAGGATACACCACCCCTGGAGGGGCTCCTCCTCTCTAACCTTTTCGAGTGTCATCCCTTGCGGTGCCCTCAAGCCCCACTTTCGGGATGTGCCTTTTCCTAACCCACAGTGATGAGCGTTCCCAGGCAAGGGCTGGGTGCAGCCACCAGGGGGCAGCGCAGAAGTTCCCAGAACTCTAAGGAGCCTCACACCAAGAAAATTCCTCAGCTCCTAGCTCTTGAGCGTGAGCAGATGGAGTTGAGAGGGCTGAACCTGGGACACCGAAGGCTATAGGGGCCTCACCCACGTGTACCTGTGATACCCAAACAGCTCCACTCTCAAGGAAAGGAGGTCTCTGCCTCCAGCTGAGCACAGGCAGAGGCCTCGATGCCTTTGGCCATCCCCTGGGTCCTGCTGAAAGCCTGAGCTGCTCCCTACCTCACCCCACTGGACCTCAAGCACTCCTGATGTTTCCGGCAAACAGAAGCCTCAAGGCCCTGTTCACTTTCACTGCTGCCATTGTTTGACTCAGGGGCTGTCACTCCAGAGCTGTGACAGGAAGGGGCCAAGTGGAAGGACTGAGTCCCTCAGCACTAGGACAGACTCTAGTGACCCTTTCTAGGGAAGCCTAAGCTGGGGGGTTTTCGAGCAGGTCTCCCCAAGGTGGGTGGGGACACATCACCCCCCTGGAGACGTTTCTCCTCTCTGACTTCTAGTGAGCACGACCCTGAACCCTGTAGCTGATTCCAAAATCGTTCTGAATGCCTCTCTGGAGCAAACAGAGCAGGGTCTCCACTTAATCCACATTcaaccaagtcttttttttttttttaaacaagttctGGAtcacaacattttttaaaatttttatttatttatttgtttgtttggtggttggttgatttctctgtgtagctttggagcctatcctgaaactcactctgtagaccaggctgacctcaaactcacagagatccgcctgcctctgcctccccagtcctggtattaaaggcgtgcaccactgccacccagcgATCCACAACATTTGAGGGGTCCCACTGGATCCACTCACTGGCTCGTAGACAGACATCTATCCACCCTACTTACTAGCTTCTCGGGAGGGCCTGGACAAGCATTCCCCCGCCTTGGGGCCTCTAAGTTAAAGAGGCATTCAAGAGATGACAGTGTTTGCCAGAAACGTGGGGACCAGGttcccactgcagccactcactCTCTGAGATAATCTGTACCGCGAGTGCATTCGTCCACTTCCCAGGGTTATGGGAGGTCCTATCACATGTTCTGGAACATGAAGGACATACATAGTGGGAGCTGAAGAGGGGGTACCAGACTATAGGTAGGAAGGTGGCTGCTTTCCTGGTGACCCTAGGGgatctcaaggctcagggatagaagaggaagtggggggcTCAGAGCTCAACCTCCCTAGCATCGGGAGTGAAACAGCTTGGAGGCCACAAATCACCTGatattcttcctgttttcttcaacAGTTCAAATACCTGGGGCCACTGGCTAGGGTCCAGCCCTTGCAGGCTTGTGCTGCAAGAGGTTGACCTTAGCTACGACCTGCTTGCAGCCAGTGATGGCAAATTCATGTCCAGCGACTTGGTAGTAGCTGAGCTGCTCTGCCAGCTGCTCTGCCAGCGCTTGCTCGGGAAAAAAGCCCTCCCCTGCCATCTCCTCTCGGAAGCACTTGATCACATCTGGCTTGTCTAGTAGCAGGAAGGGCACGATGGTGGCAGTGTTCCACAGAGGGTGTTCCCGGGCCAGGAGCTCCCGGAGGCTGGAGTGTAACTCCTCCTCAGTCTGAGTGTTGCCTGCACTGTGGAGGTGTGGGGGCAACAAACGTGATGCGTTCCGCAGCACAAACTGTGTGATCTCTATACCACCAGCGCCACTCAGGAGTACATAGATAGCGTTGTGGAAATGGTGTGAGCGCTGTGGCTGCAAGAGACCGTGCAGCTCATCCAGCAGCGCAGGTGGCAAGAGTTCAGCCTCATCCAGGACCAAGAGAGGGGTCTTCTCCTCGGCCTCAGCCTGCGCCACCACATCCGCCACACGCTGTGCCAGCTCCTTCCGGCAGTCCTGAACCGGGCGCAGCTCTGGACAGTGATGTCGTGCATGGTACTGCAGCACCAACGCGCCATCCTCCAGCACTGCCTGGAAGTGGCGTGCCAGCAGGCGCCCCACGTGACTCTTGCCTACACCACTGGGCCCATGCAGAGCCAGGAGCAAGGGATGACTGTGAACGTGTGTAGCCAGGTAGTCCCGCAGCAGGGCCATGATGCGACCCACAGCAGCTGGCTGACCAAACACAGAACGCCGCAGGGCCTTCTCCAGTCCATCGAGGTCATAACGTTGTGCATTATCGTCCAGATTCTCGATGGCGTTAAGAACCTGGAATCCCACGATGGCTACAAGCAGCAACAGACAACGCTGTGCACGGCTCTGGCGCTCTGTGCGGGGTCGGTACTTCCGTGAGGTTTCAGGGTAGAGCACTACCCGACTACGCCGCCTACGCTTCTTGCGGGGTGTCCTGGAAGACAACTCCGTCAGGCTGTCGAACGTGAAGAATTTAGGTTGGTCTAGGTCCGCCCGCAGAGCCCCGGAGCTGCCGCTGGACCCAAGTGCCCCTGTCCCAGCGTCCGGTTCAGAGCCTAGCTGCAACAGGCGCCTCTTGCGCAGGACGCAGACGCGGCGGCGCAGACGGAGCACAGCGCGCACCGGCGCGATCACGCATGGGTCCTTGGCCTGGGGCTCTAGGCTAGTTTGGCCGCGATCCATGGCGTAGGAGCTGTACTGGGCATGCAGGTCCCCTCCCTGCAATAGGAAAATGGGAGGATCTCCTGAGTCCCTGATCTTAGCCTCTGGGGGTCGCTTAAGGTACTTTACTGCCACTGGCTCCGGTCTCGCCTCGCCCGGTGACCAGGAAGCCGCTGCTCAACAGGAGGGCCCCAATGCATGCAAATCTCTTGAGTCCTCCCAGAAAAGGCCCAGGCCTTGAGGAAGtgagggggtggggtaggggtgttGTATACTTTATCAAGCTGCTGACTTCCCTCttgaaggaagaagcagagaattCGAGGTCACACCGCCAACGATTAGGGGTATAGACCGGTCAAAGTGGACCCTGCACCACCCCCCAGGCACCTATGAGACTGTCAAAGACCTTCTAGGTCCCAAGTAGGCCCCTTGGACCAGAGGACTCAGCACCTCGATGAGCTGAGAGTGTCCCCATACTCAGGGACAGTTTGTGGAAAGGAAAATGCAGAGCAAACTTTCATGTTTTTGAAAATGGACCCTAGTACTGCCCCCAGTCACAACCTAAGCCTTTcgaccccactcccacccccagcccccactcATGCTCAAATCTGAGGTCCCTCAACATCCTCCCAGTAAACACAACAGAgcagaaaaatgaagagaaaaaaaaaaaaaaaaggccggcGAAAGGTTACAGCCCTGACATTGAGGAGGCTGGCCTGAACCTCTACCATCTCAGCCCCTACCTGCGGCTGCTCAGACTCCCCAGCTCAGTCACTCCCTTCCAaggccaggaagcaggaaatgctAGTCTTCCCCACAAAAGGTGAGGTGGGTGGGTCAGGGTCCGCCTGGCCCAGCTCAGGCTTGAAAGGGGCAGTGACTCCTACAGGTCCCCAGGGACCGAAGCAGAGGAAGCTCTGGGGAGGTTTCCGCTGAGATGCAAAGGAAGTGAGTCAGGGGTGCTGGCAGGCGGAGCGTGAGCTGAGTGGAGGAGCCGGTGGGGGAGGCCTGACTGACCGGCCTAGAACCCCTAATCTGCAGTTCATCTTCTCTTTGTCCTGTGGCTCTGCCAGGAGACATAGGGAGGGAGGGACCCTTCCAATAACTTCCCCTGGGCTCCTGGCATTCAGTCTGCCCTGGCAAAAACTAAGGGACCCTAGAGACCCTAGGGAGGCTCTCAGCTGCTGGTGAGCAAGTAGAAGCAGGCCATTCGCTCAGCTGGGTGTCTCCTAATACCTTTTCTGCTTTTTCCTCTCTGCTTGGATTCCTTCCCCTACCCTACCACCTCCCCACCACCTCTTTGCCCATTTGGCGGGCTGGATCTCTCATAAGACAAGACAGGAGAAACGGAAGTTCTAGAGCTAAGGCTAGAACCCCACTCGCGGCTCAAGGCCCTTGTGAAGAGGGAGGGGCCCATTTAGAAATGTCCTTAGGCCAAGAATTGGAAGAGAAACTCTAGACTTCCATGGCAACCTGCTTGCCTGTAGCCCTGCCCACCTTCGTGCCCATTTCTGCAGGAAGGGGTCAGACTCCTCCCATTCTGGTTGTTTCCTTGGCCAGTCTGGAATTCCTGATCTTTCCAGAACTTTCACAAAGTTCCAAAAGAGGCCAGAATGGACAAGTGTGTGTCCAGACCCCTCTAGACAATTCAGCCTCACCCATGATCCACACCCATTTGCACTTCACAGACAGTGAAGTAGCCTTGTAGGCGGCTGAGGGAAGGGGCTCTTAGAAACCTTCCCTCTCCTGTGTGGAAGACTTCTCTGACTCAGAAAGGTCACTGGGCCCTGAGGCAGATGACCAGGCCCTGAGAGAAACAGACAAGGTCATCTCCAAGTGGGCCTAATATTGGCCAGTAACTTTTGCAAGAGGCTGATCTGTCAAACTCTCTGGGGTGGAGTCCCATTCTGGGGTAAGGAAATTACCTACTAAAGAGAAGTGGCTGTCCAGGGGTGATCTTTACAAGGGTAAGGCCTTCGTGGACAGAAGATCCGCAAGCCCAACTGCCCACTCCCTTGTCCAATCCAATTGTaagcctggcagtggtagcacacacctttaatcccagcactcgggaggcagaggcaggcggatctctgttgagtttgaggccagcctgggctacaaaagctagttccaggacaggctccaaagctccagagaaaccctgtcttgaaacacccacccatacacacaaaagtaaCAACCCACCCAATTGTAAAGTCCAAGCTCACCAGTCCCAACCCAGACCCCCTTCCCCTCCAcagctctttttgttgttgctgttgttgtttgggtttttgagacagggattctctgtgtagccctggctatcctggaactctctctgtagaccaggctggtctcgaactcacagagatcacctgcctctgtgctgggattaaaggtgtgtatcttctccccacctccaggcCCCCACTAGAAGAGTCTAGCCATGCTGACCATCTTGCCTGTCCTGACCCTCAGTCTCTAGCAGGCTCTGCCCAATGACCTTACCAAGCACACGGTCCACTATCAGCTTCTGTCCATGGCCCCGCCCTTTCCTGTTTATGCCCTTGTGTCTGGAAATACAGCCGGCCCTTTCTGAAATGTCTGTGCTATGTAAGGAACAGCTATCTGGATACAACACCCCATGAAACCTCAGTACCATAAGCATTTATGATCATTGTCGTCACCCCATCACCCCAGAGCCATGTTTTCCCACGTTTAAAATAATGGAGCAGGCTGGGCCCAGGGGAGCCcagcctttcatctcagcacttggggaacAGGGGTGGGTAGctctgagtacgaggccagcctggtctacaccgcaagttccaggacagtccgggctatagagagaccctgactcaaaaaaccaaataatgagccaggtggtggtgaaagcagagcacacctttaatcccagcactcgggaggcagcggcaagaggatctgtgagttcgaggccagcctggtatagagagtgacagccagggctacgtggaGAAATCCTgcctagagggaaaaaaaaaaaaaaaaacataacaacaataaaaaaataatgaaagaatccAGCATCACTTTCCCCAACTGAAGACCTGCGTCTATGACTTGTGATCTCTACTAAGCTGGAAACTTAGCAGTGTTCCTGTGGTCCCACAGCGATGTGGCTATAGTGTTATGTGTTGAGCCCTCCCCAAACCCTCCCAGAGGTGGTGGAAGGCTGAAAATTCAATCAGCTGTGGTGTACCTCCAAGATAGGTGGTTAGGATCAAATGAGGTTATAGGACTGGCACCCTCAGGCAGTCCCAtgactttaaacacacacaccctctctctgTCACTATGAGGTACCCTTTGCCTCAGGCCTCTGCCGGAAGAATGACTATCATTAAATGCACCCTggacacatacaaacatacacacacaaacacccaatcACTATGAGAGATACCCTTTGCCTCAGGCCTCTGCCAGGATGGCTATCATCAAATGCACTctggacacacacaaacacacacacaatcactatGAGgtaccctctctcacacacatacacaatcactaTGAGGtaccctctctctcacacacacacaatcactatGAGgtaccctctctcacacacacatacacaatcactgTGAGGTACCCTTTGCCTCAGGCCTCTGCCGGAAGGATGGCTATCATCCAATGCACCCTGGACTTTGGACCAAGTCCTTGAGTCAAAATAAACACACTTTCTTTATGACTCATACAGCCTATAGTGTTACAACAGAAAACTGAACTAATACCATCCCATCCCCCTTCACTCAGCTTCAGGGATATACGTGactgcctgtctcctcctccacctgGTGACAAACCAGACTCAGCCAGGAAACATACCACTCATTCCCAACTGGGAAAAGCTAGGCATAGACTGGGTGCCTTGCAACCACCTGCACCTGTCTGACCCCATCACCGCCAGGAGCTTTCGTTATGCCTCAGATAGCTGCCCTGCTCAGCCATCATCTGGTGTTTCATGTCCTTTGGGAGCAGTAATGCCCAGTCCCCACTGGACTTTTCCTAGCCACCGAGGGGATAACTGAGCTGCCACATGGTTGTGTACAGTCTGATGTTCAGGATCACTCCATGACCTAGG
This window contains:
- the Tor4a gene encoding torsin-4A; translated protein: MDRGQTSLEPQAKDPCVIAPVRAVLRLRRRVCVLRKRRLLQLGSEPDAGTGALGSSGSSGALRADLDQPKFFTFDSLTELSSRTPRKKRRRRSRVVLYPETSRKYRPRTERQSRAQRCLLLLVAIVGFQVLNAIENLDDNAQRYDLDGLEKALRRSVFGQPAAVGRIMALLRDYLATHVHSHPLLLALHGPSGVGKSHVGRLLARHFQAVLEDGALVLQYHARHHCPELRPVQDCRKELAQRVADVVAQAEAEEKTPLLVLDEAELLPPALLDELHGLLQPQRSHHFHNAIYVLLSGAGGIEITQFVLRNASRLLPPHLHSAGNTQTEEELHSSLRELLAREHPLWNTATIVPFLLLDKPDVIKCFREEMAGEGFFPEQALAEQLAEQLSYYQVAGHEFAITGCKQVVAKVNLLQHKPARAGP